A window from Aliamphritea hakodatensis encodes these proteins:
- a CDS encoding arginase family protein: MSDEKHLKSDQDVFMKNLYWWGVPTLFGCPHNPDVNACDIALVGVPHSTGNGTTERDQHLAPRAVRNVSGSYRRAHNKFNIVPWDECNIHDLGDVLMPRAMVNDATVIDIENYYKELDNAGVRPVSVGGDHSITGPILKALGGPDAKLSGGQKIAMVHFDAHTDTMDHLPHWLGAERSAAHWGSYVAKEGHVDPEQSIQIGIRGHTRTLTWKRTSDRLGYRMVDMDEFREIGIQGTVDLLRERVGDMPIYITFDLDCLDPSVAPAVSNLEPGCSGFTMDEAVGILQGMQGLNVIGADVVCMIPSKDSPNQITAFASTAIMFEQISLIADSVRREREAAKD; the protein is encoded by the coding sequence ATGAGCGACGAAAAGCACCTCAAGTCCGATCAGGACGTTTTCATGAAAAATCTCTACTGGTGGGGTGTACCTACCCTGTTCGGCTGCCCGCACAATCCGGACGTGAATGCCTGCGACATTGCCCTTGTAGGCGTGCCGCACAGCACCGGTAACGGCACCACCGAGCGGGATCAGCATCTGGCCCCCAGAGCCGTGCGTAACGTTTCCGGCTCCTATCGCCGGGCCCACAACAAATTCAACATCGTGCCCTGGGATGAATGCAACATCCACGACCTCGGCGACGTGCTGATGCCCCGTGCCATGGTCAATGACGCTACCGTTATTGATATCGAAAACTACTACAAGGAACTGGATAACGCCGGAGTCCGCCCGGTCTCCGTTGGCGGCGACCACTCTATTACCGGCCCGATCCTGAAGGCGCTGGGCGGCCCGGATGCCAAACTCAGCGGTGGCCAGAAGATCGCCATGGTTCACTTCGATGCCCATACCGACACCATGGATCACCTGCCCCACTGGCTGGGTGCAGAACGTTCTGCCGCCCACTGGGGCAGCTATGTGGCCAAAGAAGGCCACGTAGACCCGGAACAAAGCATTCAGATCGGTATCCGCGGCCATACCCGTACCCTGACCTGGAAACGCACCAGTGACCGCCTGGGCTACCGCATGGTGGATATGGATGAATTCCGCGAAATAGGCATTCAGGGCACCGTTGATCTGCTCCGTGAGCGGGTCGGTGACATGCCCATTTACATCACCTTCGATCTGGACTGCCTGGACCCGTCCGTCGCACCGGCTGTCTCCAACCTTGAACCGGGCTGCTCCGGTTTCACCATGGATGAAGCGGTTGGCATCCTGCAGGGTATGCAGGGGCTGAACGTTATTGGCGCCGACGTGGTCTGCATGATTCCGTCCAAAGACAGCCCAAATCAGATCACCGCCTTTGCTTCTACCGCCATCATGTTTGAACAGATCAGCCTGATTGCTGACTCGGTTCGCCGTGAGCGGGAAGCCGCAAAGGACTGA
- the gcvA gene encoding transcriptional regulator GcvA, with protein sequence MRRIPPLNSLRAFEATARHLSFTRAADELCVTQGAVSRHVRNLEEYLGVLLIQRNTRHLNLTDAGITMLSGLTQSFNAIANTVEAVTKQHNDLNLLVSSGFAMLWLIPRLHRFEEDGSHPHVRLTTRAGSISFEREYFDAGIIYGDGNWPGLQAELVFREQLIPVCSQALMKTEYPLTDLANLKHHTLLHPSTDHRDWRVWLQANEAEGVDPDQGLAFESMDAALRAASMGHGIAISDLSLIQDELASQWLLQPFPGSFYSGQGYYFVYPPEKADYPQIQRFREWLSIELADSQSEAGSPHDQSVSGS encoded by the coding sequence ATGCGCCGTATCCCGCCCCTGAACAGTTTACGGGCCTTTGAAGCCACCGCCCGGCACCTGAGTTTCACCCGTGCGGCGGATGAGTTGTGTGTCACGCAGGGGGCCGTGAGCCGGCACGTGCGGAATCTGGAAGAGTATCTGGGGGTGCTGCTGATCCAGCGTAATACCCGCCATCTGAATCTGACGGATGCCGGAATTACTATGTTGTCCGGTCTGACCCAGTCGTTTAACGCCATTGCCAATACAGTTGAAGCAGTCACCAAACAGCACAATGATCTGAATTTGCTGGTGTCATCCGGCTTTGCCATGTTGTGGCTGATTCCCCGCCTGCACCGGTTTGAGGAAGATGGCAGCCATCCCCATGTACGCCTGACGACCCGGGCAGGCAGTATCAGCTTTGAGCGTGAGTATTTTGATGCGGGCATTATTTACGGCGACGGTAACTGGCCTGGGCTGCAGGCGGAGCTGGTCTTCAGGGAGCAACTGATTCCGGTGTGTTCCCAGGCGCTGATGAAGACCGAATATCCGTTAACGGATCTGGCGAACCTGAAGCACCATACACTGCTGCATCCGTCCACGGATCACCGGGACTGGCGGGTCTGGCTGCAGGCCAATGAGGCAGAGGGGGTGGACCCGGATCAGGGGCTGGCGTTTGAATCGATGGATGCGGCCTTAAGGGCGGCCTCCATGGGCCATGGCATTGCTATCAGTGATCTGTCGCTGATCCAGGATGAGCTGGCTTCCCAGTGGCTGTTACAGCCGTTTCCCGGTTCGTTCTACAGTGGTCAGGGGTATTATTTTGTCTATCCGCCGGAGAAAGCAGATTATCCACAGATACAGCGCTTCCGGGAATGGCTCAGCATAGAGTTAGCCGACAGTCAGTCAGAGGCAGGCAGCCCGCATGATCAGTCCGTCAGCGGCAGCTGA
- a CDS encoding sensor histidine kinase, which produces MGRLFWKIFCWFTATVICLLALLFSLRLLAPPGDLKPARHPLQNERLNAVAALLHYSGPAAAREYLQQSNFSRPRLWVLNSQQKDLLTRPVPNFILQLPAEKQLKKTVLTPEGQHYTLLMFKPGKAVPSLLPQLPPAEGRPPRYFRWLVFIAVGILASAWLAWYLTRPVRVLSQATRALSRGEPLHKIRPKLGRRKDELVSLADDFDHMAGALQRKQDMLDQLLKDISHELRSPLTRVRLALGLLEKQQRPIGETDSEQINHELNRLDDLIDQVLTLTQLDSRQTPALNDYLSIPDLLTQLVDKLSLEARAKNCQLALQYDGNEAVIPANHELLWRALENVIRNAIAHTPEDTQVIIRAVTDSASGTFSITVTDMGAGVEESRLEDIFNPFVRLDNARRRGGYGLGLAIAQRAIQQHNGSISARNITGAGLQIDIQLPLTD; this is translated from the coding sequence ATGGGACGCCTGTTCTGGAAAATTTTCTGCTGGTTTACCGCCACAGTTATCTGCCTGCTGGCCCTGCTCTTCAGCTTGCGGTTACTGGCACCGCCCGGGGATCTGAAGCCAGCGCGTCACCCGTTACAGAATGAACGGCTAAATGCTGTTGCCGCATTGCTGCATTACAGCGGCCCGGCGGCCGCCCGGGAATATCTGCAGCAGAGCAATTTTTCCCGGCCACGGCTGTGGGTACTTAACAGTCAGCAGAAGGACCTTCTGACCCGCCCGGTCCCCAACTTCATACTGCAATTGCCTGCTGAGAAACAACTGAAAAAAACAGTCCTCACACCGGAAGGACAGCACTATACGTTACTGATGTTTAAACCCGGTAAAGCCGTACCATCCCTGCTGCCGCAACTGCCTCCGGCGGAAGGGCGCCCGCCCCGCTATTTTCGCTGGCTGGTATTCATTGCCGTCGGCATACTGGCCAGTGCCTGGCTGGCCTGGTACCTCACCCGTCCGGTCCGGGTGCTTTCGCAGGCCACCCGGGCACTCAGCCGGGGCGAACCGCTGCATAAAATCCGCCCGAAGCTGGGCCGGCGCAAAGATGAACTGGTCAGCCTGGCAGATGATTTTGATCACATGGCCGGTGCACTGCAGCGCAAGCAGGACATGCTGGATCAGTTACTCAAAGATATCTCCCACGAATTACGTTCGCCCCTCACCCGGGTACGGCTGGCGCTGGGATTGCTTGAAAAACAGCAGCGGCCGATCGGAGAAACCGACAGTGAACAAATCAACCATGAACTGAACCGGCTGGATGATCTGATTGATCAGGTCCTTACCCTGACCCAGTTGGACAGCCGCCAGACACCCGCCCTGAACGACTATCTGAGCATTCCTGACCTGCTCACTCAGCTTGTGGATAAACTCAGTCTGGAAGCCCGGGCCAAAAACTGTCAGTTAGCGCTGCAATACGACGGTAATGAAGCAGTCATTCCTGCTAACCATGAACTGCTGTGGCGGGCACTGGAAAACGTTATCCGCAACGCCATCGCTCACACCCCGGAAGACACACAGGTAATCATCCGGGCCGTCACGGACTCTGCCTCAGGTACCTTCAGCATCACCGTGACCGACATGGGTGCCGGAGTGGAAGAAAGCCGCCTGGAAGATATCTTTAATCCCTTCGTACGGCTGGATAATGCCCGCCGCAGGGGTGGTTACGGCTTAGGCCTGGCGATTGCCCAGCGGGCCATTCAGCAACATAACGGTAGCATCAGTGCCCGTAATATTACCGGTGCCGGCCTGCAGATTGATATTCAGCTGCCGCTGACGGACTGA
- a CDS encoding response regulator transcription factor has product MSNIRNILIVEDDPEASRMLAEYLSLEGYTTHLAEDGLSGLEQAFNLQPDLLILDIMLPEMDGLTLLRRLRETSNTPVLMLSARRDDIDKVMGLEFGADDYLAKPYNPQELVARIHAIDRRCAQRQTVATQTLKLNNLNLSSLRQEVLIDHRPVELTRTEFLILQHLLQHTEQAVRKQQLSVEILGRELESYDRSLDVHVSNLRRKLQQADISITTVRGVGYRLEGH; this is encoded by the coding sequence ATGAGCAATATACGTAACATACTGATCGTCGAAGATGACCCTGAAGCCAGCCGGATGCTCGCGGAATATCTGAGCCTTGAGGGCTATACCACCCACCTGGCGGAAGATGGCCTTAGTGGCCTTGAGCAGGCATTTAACCTGCAACCTGACTTACTGATACTGGATATTATGCTGCCGGAAATGGATGGTCTGACCCTGCTGCGCCGTCTGCGGGAAACCTCCAATACTCCGGTGCTGATGCTGTCTGCCCGGCGCGATGATATTGATAAAGTGATGGGCCTTGAGTTCGGTGCTGATGATTATCTGGCTAAACCCTACAACCCCCAGGAACTGGTTGCCCGGATTCATGCCATTGACCGGCGCTGTGCCCAGCGCCAAACCGTCGCTACCCAGACCCTGAAACTGAATAACCTGAACCTTTCCTCCCTGCGTCAGGAAGTACTGATTGATCACCGGCCCGTGGAACTGACCCGTACGGAATTTCTGATCCTGCAACATTTACTGCAACATACGGAGCAGGCCGTCCGTAAACAGCAACTGTCGGTGGAAATACTGGGCCGCGAACTGGAAAGCTATGACCGCAGTCTGGATGTGCACGTCAGCAATCTGCGCAGAAAACTGCAACAAGCCGATATCAGCATCACCACCGTACGGGGCGTTGGCTACCGGCTGGAAGGACACTGA
- a CDS encoding LysR substrate-binding domain-containing protein has product MNLSIRQLQAFREVMRTGSISEAARVLNRTQPAVSSMIASLEEELGIQLFERQRGRLIRQPEAVYFFEETEAILERLQQSARTMKEIASLKEGRLRIACMPASSQFIMPRLVADFIRDKPKVKVSMMMRASAVIEEWIASQQYDVGLAETPPPNAALAVETFELPCVCAMPKDDPLASREYIQPRDIADQPLAVLQEDHPNLIATRQAFKAAKAGFNPRFELRNFQPALTLVEEGLCYTICDPMTASSYFDYREAESKLVFRPFLPVVPLSVSILQPAHRPASQLAAAFIDILRQDMARIARQFQN; this is encoded by the coding sequence ATGAACCTCAGTATTCGCCAACTTCAGGCCTTTCGTGAAGTCATGCGTACCGGCTCCATTTCAGAAGCAGCCCGGGTATTGAACCGTACCCAGCCGGCGGTCAGTTCGATGATTGCCAGCCTGGAAGAAGAACTGGGTATCCAGCTGTTTGAACGGCAGCGGGGCCGGCTGATCCGTCAGCCCGAGGCGGTATATTTCTTTGAAGAAACCGAAGCCATTCTGGAACGGCTGCAGCAGTCTGCCCGTACCATGAAAGAAATTGCCTCCCTGAAAGAAGGCCGGCTACGGATCGCCTGTATGCCTGCGTCATCACAGTTCATCATGCCCCGGCTGGTCGCGGACTTCATCCGCGATAAACCGAAGGTAAAAGTATCCATGATGATGCGGGCATCTGCGGTGATTGAAGAATGGATCGCCTCGCAGCAGTATGACGTTGGCCTGGCGGAGACCCCGCCCCCCAATGCCGCGCTGGCGGTGGAGACTTTTGAACTGCCCTGTGTCTGTGCCATGCCGAAAGATGATCCGCTGGCCAGCCGGGAATATATCCAGCCCCGTGACATCGCCGACCAGCCACTGGCGGTATTACAGGAAGACCACCCTAATCTGATCGCTACCCGGCAGGCGTTTAAAGCCGCCAAAGCAGGCTTTAACCCCCGTTTTGAACTGCGTAACTTTCAGCCCGCCCTGACGCTGGTTGAAGAAGGTCTGTGTTACACCATCTGTGACCCGATGACCGCCAGCAGTTATTTTGATTACCGCGAAGCAGAATCGAAGCTGGTATTCCGGCCATTCCTGCCGGTGGTGCCACTGTCGGTGTCCATCCTGCAACCGGCGCACCGTCCGGCATCACAGCTGGCTGCTGCCTTCATTGATATACTGCGGCAGGACATGGCGCGTATCGCCCGGCAGTTTCAGAACTGA
- a CDS encoding TRAP transporter small permease, which translates to MNRFVSLLLTGLICLVAIGQFVQVITRYVLEIPVMGLEESLLYPTLWLYVLGAVNASRENTHIRANVLEIFLKTPRQFTILAILGEVISLTVGCWLTYWAWDFTKYSLRVWKESPTLYIPTFYVDIALFTGLVLMMLYTLVHLVKHIRSLSDEDSGGSPAQESQS; encoded by the coding sequence ATGAATCGATTCGTCAGCTTGCTACTGACCGGGTTGATATGTCTGGTAGCCATCGGACAGTTTGTCCAGGTTATTACCCGTTACGTACTGGAAATTCCGGTGATGGGGCTTGAAGAGAGCCTGCTTTATCCCACCCTGTGGCTGTATGTACTGGGAGCTGTGAATGCTTCCCGGGAGAACACCCATATCCGCGCCAATGTGCTGGAAATTTTTCTTAAGACCCCCCGTCAGTTCACCATTCTGGCCATTCTGGGTGAAGTGATCAGCCTGACGGTTGGCTGCTGGCTGACCTACTGGGCCTGGGATTTCACCAAGTATTCCCTGCGGGTCTGGAAAGAAAGCCCGACCCTCTACATTCCAACTTTCTATGTGGATATCGCCCTGTTTACCGGGCTGGTACTGATGATGCTCTACACCCTGGTGCATCTGGTGAAACACATTCGCAGCCTGAGTGATGAAGATTCAGGTGGCAGCCCTGCTCAGGAGTCTCAGTCATGA
- a CDS encoding TRAP transporter large permease, which yields MIEVALIAVALLVILLTLGVPLPYCFGGGLMVMYFLGDVVMKGNMLWGFQQLGNPVLLAIPLFVLAGTIMSVSGIAASLLRFVNIFVGHLRGGLGVVATISCALIGAISGSGLTGVAAIGPLLIPEMEKQGYPREYATALIANASLLGLLIPPSVTMIVYGWVTDTSILACFLATLGPGLLIMTNFSVVNVWLARKFPLVLEPRPKGKAFVAEATGRGFKATPALLMPVIILGGIYGGIMTPTEAAALAVIYAIPVGFWIYRGLTIKTFLSACKEASTSVGAIMLMILFSMILSQMFVLESIPQALVESIFAITDNTTVLLILINILLFLVGMVVNDVTAIILIAPLLLPLMTAIGISPIQFAAIMGVNTAMGGVTPPYASILYLGARVGKVKVTKVIRPAMILILTGYLPVVFLTSFWGDLSLFLPRFFGY from the coding sequence ATGATTGAAGTCGCGTTAATCGCAGTAGCCTTACTGGTCATCCTGCTTACCTTAGGTGTACCCCTGCCGTACTGTTTTGGCGGCGGTCTGATGGTGATGTACTTCCTCGGCGACGTGGTAATGAAGGGCAACATGCTGTGGGGTTTCCAGCAGCTGGGTAACCCTGTACTGCTGGCCATTCCGCTATTTGTACTGGCCGGCACCATAATGAGTGTCAGTGGCATAGCGGCGAGTTTACTGCGTTTTGTGAATATTTTTGTGGGCCATCTGCGCGGCGGTCTGGGGGTGGTTGCCACCATCAGCTGTGCGCTGATTGGCGCGATCTCCGGCTCGGGTCTGACCGGCGTGGCGGCTATCGGCCCGCTGCTGATTCCGGAAATGGAGAAGCAGGGCTATCCCCGTGAGTATGCCACGGCACTGATCGCCAACGCTTCCCTGCTGGGGCTGCTGATTCCGCCAAGTGTCACCATGATTGTCTATGGCTGGGTAACGGATACCTCGATTCTGGCCTGCTTCCTGGCAACCCTGGGCCCGGGTCTGCTGATCATGACTAACTTTTCGGTGGTAAACGTCTGGCTGGCGCGAAAATTCCCGCTGGTTCTGGAGCCGCGGCCGAAAGGCAAAGCGTTTGTTGCGGAGGCCACCGGCCGTGGTTTTAAAGCGACTCCGGCACTGCTGATGCCGGTGATCATTCTGGGCGGTATTTACGGCGGCATCATGACGCCGACCGAAGCGGCTGCGCTGGCGGTGATCTACGCCATTCCGGTGGGCTTCTGGATCTACCGCGGCCTGACCATCAAGACCTTCCTGTCGGCCTGTAAAGAAGCGTCTACCTCTGTGGGGGCGATCATGCTGATGATTCTGTTCAGTATGATTCTGTCACAGATGTTCGTGCTGGAAAGTATTCCTCAGGCGCTGGTGGAGTCGATCTTTGCGATTACCGATAACACTACTGTACTGCTGATCCTGATTAACATCCTGCTGTTCCTGGTGGGCATGGTGGTCAACGATGTCACGGCGATCATTCTGATTGCACCGTTGCTGTTACCGCTGATGACGGCTATCGGTATCAGCCCGATTCAGTTCGCGGCGATCATGGGCGTGAACACTGCCATGGGCGGGGTAACACCGCCGTACGCATCGATCCTGTATCTGGGTGCCCGGGTGGGTAAGGTGAAGGTCACCAAGGTGATCCGTCCGGCGATGATCCTGATTCTGACCGGTTACCTGCCGGTGGTCTTCCTGACCTCTTTCTGGGGCGATCTGTCACTCTTCCTGCCACGTTTCTTTGGCTATTAA
- the dctP gene encoding TRAP transporter substrate-binding protein DctP → MKLNTLTKYVSAAVLAGSLGLTAVAEAATLKISHIRPQGAIIDNELKDFASKVDAATEGDVKVKIFAASALGDYTTVQERISVGAIDMAVQPAATAAERKMQISAFPYVAENWAQAKDIYGPGGAIHSAMKALYAKQDITMLAAYPVYFGGVALNRDAVSPGDPSVDKGIKVRVPGIKSFQLTSDALGYISSPIPFSEAFTAVQTGVVDGVVGSGAEGYYASFRDVTKTYVPVNTHFEVWYMIINSETLADMDAEDREALQQQALAFESKRWENAEADQAAYEQKLADNGATIVDLSNEELAAAAAKVRAEVWPKILEDVGADWGQNVLDQIAK, encoded by the coding sequence ATGAAACTGAATACTCTGACCAAGTACGTCAGCGCTGCGGTGCTGGCCGGCTCACTGGGCTTAACCGCGGTGGCTGAAGCCGCCACCCTGAAGATCAGCCATATCCGCCCACAGGGCGCGATCATTGATAACGAGCTGAAAGATTTCGCATCTAAGGTAGATGCTGCCACTGAAGGCGATGTGAAGGTGAAAATCTTTGCGGCCAGCGCGCTGGGTGACTACACCACCGTACAGGAGCGTATCTCTGTTGGTGCAATCGACATGGCGGTACAGCCGGCGGCAACCGCTGCTGAGCGTAAGATGCAGATCAGCGCTTTCCCGTATGTGGCTGAAAACTGGGCACAGGCGAAAGACATCTATGGCCCGGGCGGTGCGATCCACTCTGCGATGAAAGCACTGTACGCCAAGCAGGACATCACCATGCTGGCGGCGTATCCGGTGTACTTCGGCGGCGTTGCCCTGAACCGTGATGCGGTGTCTCCGGGTGATCCAAGTGTTGATAAGGGTATCAAGGTACGTGTACCGGGTATCAAGAGCTTCCAGCTGACCTCTGATGCGCTGGGTTACATCAGCTCACCAATCCCGTTCTCTGAAGCTTTTACTGCGGTACAGACCGGCGTTGTTGACGGAGTGGTCGGTTCCGGTGCGGAAGGTTACTACGCGTCTTTCCGTGACGTAACCAAGACTTACGTGCCAGTAAATACTCACTTTGAAGTGTGGTACATGATCATCAACTCCGAAACCCTGGCCGACATGGATGCGGAAGACCGTGAAGCGCTGCAACAGCAAGCACTGGCATTCGAATCCAAGCGCTGGGAAAACGCTGAAGCGGATCAGGCGGCTTACGAGCAGAAACTGGCAGACAACGGTGCAACCATTGTTGATCTGAGCAATGAAGAACTGGCGGCTGCGGCGGCTAAGGTTCGTGCGGAAGTATGGCCAAAAATTCTTGAAGACGTCGGCGCTGACTGGGGTCAGAACGTTCTGGACCAGATCGCCAAGTAA
- a CDS encoding (2Fe-2S)-binding protein, with product MFRYLADDTPDKNQQQVCIMINDRKVTVPANSSVWAAMAVSGETTTRLSPVSQQPRSAYCAMGACFECLVEIDGLPNQQACMQRVYPGMDVRCQAITEASQAVPAGQYYELSADQDAAHD from the coding sequence ATGTTTCGTTATCTAGCCGATGACACACCGGATAAGAATCAACAACAGGTGTGCATCATGATCAATGACCGCAAAGTCACAGTACCGGCTAACAGTTCGGTCTGGGCGGCAATGGCTGTCAGCGGTGAGACCACCACCCGTTTATCACCGGTATCACAGCAGCCCCGCTCTGCTTACTGTGCCATGGGTGCCTGCTTTGAATGTCTCGTGGAAATCGACGGTTTACCGAACCAGCAGGCCTGTATGCAACGGGTATATCCGGGTATGGATGTGCGCTGTCAGGCGATTACCGAAGCCAGTCAGGCGGTGCCGGCCGGCCAGTATTATGAACTTTCAGCTGATCAGGACGCCGCCCATGACTGA
- a CDS encoding FAD/NAD(P)-dependent oxidoreductase encodes MTDSYDIAVIGAGPAGMSAAITASAAGARVVVLDDKPRAGGQIYRNVTDSPLKNTDLLGEDYTKGAALVEQFNACRAEKITAANVWHVGDNGEILFSQAGASASLTAREVVISVGAMERPFPIPGWHLPGVMTAGSAQVMLKSDGLVRDGAVFAGSGPLLYLIVAQYLRLGVKVKALVDTTPKQNYLAAASLLPGALGHTDVLTKGIGLLNEIRRAGVPVYKYAEDLSIRGEQQAEGLSFTAKGESHSLDAAHIFLHQGVIPNLNMTRATGVEHVWNREQLSWQPRLNSWGQTSVAHIAVAGDGSGIIGADAAALSGQLVAWQQLVRLGLISPENAENHSRPLQQKLQRYQGLRRFIDRLYKPADALRKPEQQETMVCRCEEQTRGQLKAAFDQGARLPDELKGLTRCGMGPCQGRQCGHTVSELLAQWQGCEVEAVGYYRLRSPMRLINLTELARFQPHRQASAVEVKS; translated from the coding sequence ATGACTGACAGTTACGATATCGCCGTGATCGGCGCAGGCCCTGCCGGTATGTCTGCGGCGATTACCGCCAGTGCAGCCGGTGCCAGAGTCGTGGTGCTGGATGATAAGCCCCGGGCCGGTGGGCAGATTTACCGCAATGTCACCGACAGCCCGCTGAAGAATACTGATCTGCTGGGTGAAGATTACACCAAAGGTGCCGCTCTGGTTGAGCAGTTTAATGCCTGCCGCGCGGAAAAAATTACCGCAGCGAATGTCTGGCATGTGGGGGATAACGGTGAAATTTTATTCTCTCAGGCCGGCGCTTCCGCCAGCCTGACCGCCCGGGAAGTGGTGATCAGTGTCGGGGCGATGGAGCGGCCGTTTCCTATTCCCGGCTGGCATTTGCCGGGCGTGATGACGGCTGGCAGTGCACAGGTCATGCTCAAGTCCGACGGATTAGTGCGGGATGGTGCAGTGTTCGCCGGCAGTGGCCCGCTGCTGTATCTGATTGTGGCCCAGTATTTACGCTTAGGTGTGAAGGTCAAAGCGCTGGTGGATACCACACCTAAGCAAAACTATCTGGCAGCGGCGAGTTTGCTGCCCGGCGCGCTGGGGCATACGGACGTTCTCACCAAGGGCATCGGTTTGCTGAATGAGATCCGCCGGGCCGGTGTGCCTGTGTATAAGTATGCGGAAGATCTTAGCATCCGCGGGGAACAACAGGCCGAAGGGCTGAGTTTTACCGCCAAAGGTGAGAGTCATTCACTGGATGCTGCCCATATTTTCCTGCATCAGGGGGTGATTCCCAACCTGAACATGACCCGGGCAACCGGCGTTGAGCATGTCTGGAACCGGGAACAGCTTAGCTGGCAGCCACGGCTGAACAGCTGGGGACAGACATCGGTCGCGCATATCGCCGTGGCCGGTGATGGCAGCGGCATCATTGGTGCCGATGCGGCGGCCCTGTCCGGCCAGTTGGTGGCCTGGCAGCAACTGGTCCGCTTAGGGCTGATATCACCTGAAAATGCAGAAAATCACAGCCGGCCGTTACAGCAAAAGTTACAGCGCTATCAGGGTTTACGCCGTTTTATTGACCGTTTGTATAAACCGGCGGATGCGCTGCGCAAACCTGAGCAGCAGGAGACGATGGTGTGCCGCTGTGAAGAACAGACCCGCGGCCAGCTGAAAGCCGCATTCGATCAGGGGGCACGGTTACCGGATGAACTTAAAGGCCTGACCCGCTGCGGTATGGGGCCTTGTCAGGGGCGTCAGTGTGGCCATACCGTGAGTGAATTACTGGCCCAGTGGCAGGGGTGTGAGGTTGAAGCGGTTGGCTATTACCGGCTGCGCTCCCCCATGCGCTTAATCAATCTGACTGAGCTGGCCAGGTTTCAGCCGCATCGGCAGGCGTCTGCTGTGGAGGTGAAGTCATGA
- a CDS encoding NAD(P)/FAD-dependent oxidoreductase: protein MNAIAGNRQKASVIIIGGGIQGCSTAYQLAKRGVDVIVLEKDRVARHASGVNAGGVRLLGRDIAEVPLSKVAMQRWQTLDDELDGDTGFRRRSLINIAADEADMQTLQKRQALMHGQGYFHETMIDQQELRERLPHVADYCVGGVVSETDGYAIPYKSVFAFRQAAARAGAEFAEGQQVQRLRRIGNNWLVETASGRYEAEYLVNCAGAWADQIAVMMGDNCPMTYSAPMLMITTRMPHFATPVVGAVSRPLSFKQFENGTVLIGGGAKGFADRARNTTRLDYAKLAVGASNAVDFFPIMRTATVNRMWAGLEAYMPDNLPVISASVNSPNAFHAFGFSAHGFQLGPVIGEVLADLVTTGRSEFDLSAFRVDRFERKVL, encoded by the coding sequence ATGAATGCGATTGCCGGTAACCGTCAGAAAGCCAGTGTCATTATTATCGGTGGCGGTATTCAGGGCTGTTCCACTGCATATCAGCTGGCGAAGCGCGGTGTGGATGTCATCGTTCTGGAAAAAGACCGGGTTGCCCGCCACGCCTCCGGCGTGAATGCCGGCGGGGTGCGTCTGCTGGGCCGGGATATCGCCGAGGTTCCCCTGAGTAAGGTAGCAATGCAGCGCTGGCAAACGCTGGACGATGAGCTGGACGGCGATACCGGATTCCGTCGCCGCAGCCTGATCAATATCGCTGCTGATGAAGCGGATATGCAAACCCTGCAGAAGCGTCAGGCGCTGATGCACGGGCAGGGATACTTCCACGAAACAATGATTGATCAGCAAGAGCTGCGTGAGCGTTTACCCCACGTGGCGGACTACTGTGTTGGCGGCGTTGTTTCAGAAACCGACGGCTATGCCATTCCGTATAAATCGGTATTTGCCTTTCGGCAGGCCGCTGCCAGAGCCGGCGCTGAATTCGCTGAAGGCCAGCAGGTACAACGGTTGCGCCGGATCGGCAACAACTGGCTGGTGGAAACCGCCAGCGGCCGCTATGAAGCTGAGTATCTGGTGAACTGTGCCGGTGCCTGGGCGGACCAGATTGCCGTCATGATGGGGGATAACTGCCCCATGACCTACAGCGCGCCGATGCTGATGATTACCACCCGGATGCCACATTTTGCCACGCCTGTCGTGGGGGCGGTGAGCCGGCCGCTTTCCTTTAAACAATTTGAGAACGGCACTGTCCTGATCGGCGGGGGCGCCAAAGGCTTTGCCGACCGTGCCCGTAATACCACCCGGCTGGATTACGCCAAACTGGCGGTGGGGGCCAGCAATGCGGTGGATTTCTTCCCGATTATGCGTACTGCCACTGTGAACCGGATGTGGGCCGGGCTGGAAGCCTATATGCCGGATAACCTGCCGGTGATCAGCGCCAGTGTGAACAGCCCCAATGCCTTTCATGCGTTCGGTTTTTCCGCCCACGGCTTCCAGCTGGGGCCGGTGATCGGTGAAGTGCTGGCGGATCTGGTGACCACCGGCCGCAGTGAGTTTGATCTCAGCGCGTTCCGGGTTGACCGTTTTGAACGCAAAGTGCTGTAA